A single window of Streptomyces aquilus DNA harbors:
- a CDS encoding cytochrome P450, whose protein sequence is MTTHAPAPTERYLLAPDLVADPYGHLDALRESAPVQWSPLHHAWLVTGYDEVMRCLRDRAVSADRVRPLMDAVPQGAREDAERAFGILSRWMVFNDPPQHRRLRQVFQEAFAARAVARYSAFTEKVTRAVLARKAAPGRTGDLMADLAKPLPALVFARWLGIPPTDGPSFWYWNTRVADLVLGTAQEESEYRASLQALVSLEDYLGALVARRRAEPGDDLISQVLGEGRVGDSVSEEEFVGMLTQMAFAGGETTSNLIANTVLALHTRPDQLAAVRAEPGLAQGAVEETLRLDGPSKMSIRTAAQDLDLGGQTMRAGDRIFLVTAAANRDPARFPDPGRFDVTRSGATHLGFGFGAHFCIGAALARLVAVCAVRTLVCERPGLRLADPQRLSWQPSLLNRSLTALPVHY, encoded by the coding sequence ATGACCACGCACGCCCCCGCCCCCACCGAGCGCTATCTGCTCGCCCCCGACCTGGTCGCCGACCCCTACGGCCACCTCGACGCCCTGCGCGAGAGCGCCCCGGTGCAGTGGAGCCCGCTGCACCATGCCTGGCTCGTCACCGGCTACGACGAGGTCATGCGCTGCCTGCGCGACCGGGCCGTCTCCGCCGACCGGGTCCGGCCCCTGATGGACGCCGTCCCGCAAGGAGCCCGGGAGGACGCCGAGCGTGCCTTCGGCATCCTGTCGCGCTGGATGGTCTTCAACGACCCGCCCCAGCACCGGCGGCTGCGGCAGGTCTTCCAGGAGGCGTTCGCCGCCCGCGCCGTCGCCCGCTACAGCGCCTTCACCGAGAAGGTCACCCGCGCCGTGCTCGCCCGCAAGGCCGCCCCCGGCCGCACCGGCGACCTCATGGCCGACCTCGCCAAGCCCCTGCCGGCCCTGGTGTTCGCCCGCTGGCTGGGCATCCCGCCCACCGACGGGCCCTCCTTCTGGTACTGGAACACCCGCGTGGCCGACCTCGTGCTCGGCACCGCCCAGGAGGAGAGCGAGTACCGCGCCTCGTTGCAGGCCCTGGTCAGCCTGGAGGACTACCTCGGCGCCCTCGTCGCCCGGCGGCGCGCGGAGCCCGGCGACGACCTGATCAGCCAGGTGCTGGGGGAGGGCCGGGTGGGCGACTCGGTGAGCGAGGAGGAGTTCGTCGGGATGCTCACCCAGATGGCGTTCGCCGGCGGGGAGACCACCAGCAACCTCATCGCCAACACGGTCCTGGCCCTGCACACCCGCCCCGACCAGCTGGCCGCGGTGCGCGCCGAACCGGGCCTGGCCCAGGGCGCGGTGGAGGAGACGCTGCGCCTGGACGGTCCGTCGAAGATGTCGATCCGCACCGCCGCCCAGGACCTCGATCTCGGCGGGCAGACCATGCGCGCCGGGGACCGGATCTTCCTGGTGACCGCCGCCGCCAACCGGGACCCCGCCCGCTTCCCCGACCCGGGCCGCTTCGACGTCACCCGCAGCGGCGCGACCCACCTCGGGTTCGGATTCGGCGCCCACTTCTGCATCGGTGCCGCGCTCGCCCGCCTGGTCGCCGTCTGCGCGGTGCGCACGCTGGTGTGCGAGCGGCCCGGCCTGAGGCTGGCCGACCCGCAGCGGCTCAGCTGGCAGCCGTCCCTGCTCAACCGCAGCCTCACCGCCCTGCCCGTCCACTACTGA
- a CDS encoding non-ribosomal peptide synthetase — MTTSDVRPGPSPAAGGLSPAARRLLEQRLRGRSAARDDGPVRVRPRPERTPLSAAQQRLYFLDRLAPGALTYLLPAAWRLSGPLDVPALRAAVADLVARHEQLRVVFPEHEGVPYQSVLSAEDATLDVVDTASADEEDARHLDAAVHTASADEEGARHLDAAVHAAALRPFDLAREPAFRATLVRAADDDHVLVLAMHHIVSDGWSLDVLVRDLAELYRARCEGRRADLPELPLDYTDYAIWQRAADQGPALDHWTSRLAGLTPLDLPVDHPRPDTPADHGAVHTVTLPATLTDSLATLGRTFGTTPYMSVLAAFQAALAFHSGQHDIAVGTVVANRERAETEQLVGFFVNTLVLRGDFSDDPTPGTLLQRTRDRVLEAFQHQSLPFEKVVEALSPERDLARNPLVQVLYTHTATGPGTLDLGEAEGAPYRIGLTTAKFDLTLDLRDGGGRTELAFVYRPDLFTEESVAALARHTVAFLEAFRTSPDAPLSTVDPLSTAERAHLLGPDGPARATETPAGLPRTAAERLTDHIVGTPSAVAVTGSGRSLTYAQLDASASALARRLRAAGVTHGSLVGVCLDRTPDLAVALLAVWRAGAAYLPLDPTHPKARRAFTVTDSGIELIVTDSATRDAVEGLPARLLELDAAEDKAEATSRSQDVVPDHEDLAYVIYTSGSTGRPKGVEITHGNLAWLLGAADHHFDFGPGDVWTLMHSPAFDFSVWELWAPLATGGRVTVLTADEVRDPAAVHRVLREEGVTVLNQTPAAFKGLRAHLRETGADFATLALRTVVFGGDAFDVHDYRDWFTAPGPRPALVNMYGITETTVHVTIRTITEDDVHGTVRSPVGHPLTAAHGYVLDAWKRLVPHGTVGELYVAGGGVARGYRNRPELTAERFLDDPFGTPGTRMYRTGDLVRVLPDGQLAYVGRADHQVKIRGYRIEPGEIETALRALPGVVDTAVVARQDGGAARLVAHVVTPEGRPLDAAALRERLRLTLPEYMVPALFVRHERLPLTANGKVDRAALTAVRPTSAGAFAYAAPHGATECALAEVFSQVLSVERVSRTDNFFDLGGDSILALRLVGVGRLAGLGFSVADVFRARTLADLAALVTDAADAPEPVAPFSLVDPADAVRLPEGLADAYPLTMLQAGMLHEMLADHRRGAYHNVTDLKITVPEGFDAAAFQAAVDAVVAAHPILRTSVDLVTYREPLQLVHRASRLTVGYTDLRHVPREEQRERLRRFVDAEFDRRFDLATAPLVRIHLHHITDHDLRLVLTDCHVVLDGWSLTSLVADLLALHREAVTQRTAPRPPSVPAFAEYVALERAALDSEDSLAYWRDRLAALRPVTLRRRTDGAAADGPPVHEVRRSYSHLAERIGRLAKEAGVPRRTVLLAAFHHTMSLFADRDDSVQGHSIGLVTNGRPEVPGADRMRGLFLNTVPFGVERPRGDWLAYLRDVFGAEQEMLPHRRVPLVRIAQLRPTEPNLTDTVFNYVNFHRLAHDSWDDSLEIARTMFPLLVNASVNAFTLDADPEYVAPATAEQVADVFVAQLEAMTADPFARVSRPAAVGAARATVLGWAAGPDLPSSPLLFHEHVAEQAARTPHAVAVEHRGQPLTYAELHEQAEQVARRLRLLGVGPETVVGICVDRGPDWVRAALGVLRSGGAFVPLDPQHPTERLAFMAEDSGMRVLLTQRALDGAVPFDGPTLHLDVPAEPVGPVPGREPDADTFAYLIYTSGSTGVPKGVAIAHRGLSNMLEGQRDLVNPTPEDRILQFASFGFDASILELTWSLANGGCLVTAPKEDLRPGPDLARTLSEARITGGMLPPSALAVLGEDTFPDLRVLQVAGEACPAELADRWSSGRRFQNVYGLTETTVWSVAADLAPGQGRPPIGTPIRNTRIHVLDDDLQPVPVGVPGEIHLGGQAVGRGYLGRPALTAATYVPDPYGEPGERLCRTGDLGAYRPDGSVEWLGRRDAQVKLRGFRIELGEIEHALRQLPGIRQAVVLHRTDLPGGEPALVAYLVTTGTDRCTPEDLRGALRTSLPAYMLPARFVVLDEMPVNRSGKIDKRALPLPPAELDQDDTEYVAPATPAERILAEIWREVLGLSRIGVHDDFFRIGGSSLSTVRVSLMAAGRGLPVTVGDLIEHPTLARLAAHATRAVGAGLPATVTSEVRLREGEGEPLWCVHPTGGSAAWFVPLARALPPGRPVHAFQARGLLGGVDPSTVTGIAANYAAEITDRGVPGPHTLLGWSMGANIALEMATQLHQAGQPVAPLVLIEPYLPNPAARTRLEGVTRDLREALRQRDRLRELPASPQRDRATAELTATLLGAGMSPAEAALVEGAPIEVWHSLLAALAGYEVRPYPGHIHLVVGSEAAGLPRGVTMPGLDVDYDTYVARWRETAQGGLTLHISDGDHMSMMAEPQVTGIARLLAALERGETR; from the coding sequence ATGACCACGTCCGACGTGCGCCCCGGCCCCTCGCCCGCTGCCGGTGGCCTCTCCCCGGCCGCCCGGCGTCTGCTGGAGCAGCGGCTGCGCGGCCGGTCGGCCGCCCGCGACGACGGCCCCGTCCGCGTCCGGCCCCGCCCGGAGCGGACCCCGTTGTCCGCCGCCCAGCAGCGCCTGTACTTCCTGGACCGGCTCGCCCCCGGAGCCCTGACCTATCTGCTGCCCGCCGCCTGGCGGCTCAGCGGCCCCCTGGACGTCCCCGCCCTGCGCGCCGCCGTCGCCGACCTCGTCGCACGCCACGAGCAGCTGCGGGTCGTCTTCCCCGAGCACGAAGGCGTCCCTTACCAAAGCGTCCTGTCGGCCGAAGACGCCACCCTCGACGTCGTCGACACCGCGTCGGCGGACGAGGAGGACGCCCGCCACCTGGATGCCGCCGTCCACACCGCGTCGGCGGACGAGGAAGGCGCCCGCCACCTGGACGCCGCCGTCCACGCCGCCGCGCTGCGCCCCTTCGATCTCGCCCGCGAACCCGCCTTCCGGGCCACCCTGGTGCGCGCGGCCGACGACGACCATGTCCTGGTCCTGGCCATGCACCACATCGTCTCCGACGGCTGGTCCCTCGACGTCCTCGTGCGCGATCTGGCCGAGCTGTACCGGGCAAGGTGCGAGGGACGCCGCGCCGACCTGCCCGAACTGCCCCTGGACTACACCGACTACGCGATCTGGCAGCGCGCCGCCGACCAGGGGCCCGCCCTCGACCACTGGACCTCACGCCTCGCCGGACTCACCCCGCTGGACCTGCCCGTCGACCACCCCCGCCCCGACACCCCCGCCGACCACGGCGCCGTGCACACCGTCACCCTCCCGGCCACCCTGACCGACTCCCTCGCCACCCTGGGCCGCACCTTCGGCACGACGCCCTACATGAGCGTGCTGGCCGCCTTCCAGGCCGCGCTCGCCTTCCACAGCGGACAGCACGACATCGCCGTCGGTACCGTCGTCGCCAACCGTGAACGGGCCGAGACCGAACAACTCGTCGGGTTCTTCGTCAACACCCTCGTGCTGCGCGGCGACTTCTCCGACGACCCGACCCCGGGCACGCTGCTCCAGCGCACCCGCGACCGGGTCCTGGAGGCGTTCCAGCACCAGTCGTTGCCCTTCGAGAAGGTCGTCGAAGCCCTCAGCCCCGAGCGCGACCTGGCCCGCAACCCGCTGGTGCAGGTGCTCTACACGCACACCGCGACCGGCCCGGGCACCCTCGACCTCGGCGAGGCCGAGGGCGCGCCCTACCGGATCGGGCTGACCACCGCCAAGTTCGATCTCACCCTCGACCTGCGCGACGGCGGCGGACGTACCGAACTCGCCTTCGTCTACCGGCCCGACCTCTTCACCGAGGAGTCCGTCGCCGCGCTGGCCCGGCACACCGTCGCGTTCCTGGAGGCCTTCCGCACCAGCCCCGACGCCCCGCTGAGCACCGTCGACCCGCTCAGCACCGCCGAACGCGCGCACCTGCTCGGCCCGGACGGCCCCGCCCGCGCCACCGAGACACCCGCCGGCCTGCCGCGTACCGCCGCCGAACGGCTCACCGATCACATCGTCGGCACTCCGTCGGCGGTCGCCGTCACCGGCTCGGGACGGAGCCTGACGTACGCCCAACTCGACGCGTCGGCATCGGCGTTGGCGCGCCGTCTGCGCGCCGCGGGCGTCACGCACGGCTCCCTCGTCGGCGTCTGCCTCGACCGCACCCCCGACCTGGCCGTCGCCCTCCTGGCCGTCTGGCGGGCCGGAGCCGCCTACCTCCCCCTGGATCCGACGCACCCCAAGGCCCGCCGTGCGTTCACCGTCACCGACTCCGGCATCGAACTGATCGTCACGGACTCCGCCACCCGCGACGCCGTCGAGGGTCTGCCCGCCCGCCTCCTGGAACTGGACGCGGCCGAGGACAAGGCCGAGGCCACCTCGCGTTCACAGGACGTCGTCCCGGACCACGAGGACCTCGCCTACGTCATCTACACCTCGGGCTCCACCGGCCGCCCCAAGGGCGTCGAGATCACCCACGGCAACCTGGCCTGGCTGCTGGGCGCCGCCGACCACCACTTCGACTTCGGCCCCGGCGACGTGTGGACCCTGATGCACTCGCCCGCCTTCGACTTCTCCGTCTGGGAGCTGTGGGCACCGCTGGCCACCGGAGGCCGCGTGACGGTCCTGACCGCCGACGAGGTGCGCGACCCGGCCGCCGTGCACCGGGTCCTGCGCGAGGAGGGGGTCACCGTCCTCAACCAGACCCCGGCCGCCTTCAAGGGCCTGCGCGCCCACCTCCGGGAAACCGGGGCCGACTTCGCCACCCTGGCCCTGCGCACCGTCGTCTTCGGCGGCGACGCCTTCGACGTACACGACTACCGCGACTGGTTCACCGCGCCCGGACCCCGCCCGGCACTGGTGAACATGTACGGCATCACCGAGACCACCGTGCACGTCACGATCCGCACCATCACCGAGGACGACGTCCACGGCACCGTCCGCTCACCCGTCGGACACCCGCTCACCGCGGCCCACGGGTACGTCCTGGACGCCTGGAAACGCCTCGTCCCGCACGGCACCGTCGGTGAACTGTACGTGGCCGGCGGCGGAGTGGCCCGCGGTTACCGCAACCGGCCCGAACTGACCGCGGAACGTTTCCTCGACGATCCCTTCGGCACCCCCGGCACCCGCATGTACCGCACCGGCGACCTCGTGCGCGTCCTGCCCGACGGACAGCTCGCCTACGTCGGGCGCGCCGACCACCAGGTCAAGATCCGCGGCTACCGGATCGAGCCCGGCGAGATCGAGACGGCCCTGCGCGCCCTGCCCGGCGTCGTCGACACCGCGGTCGTGGCCCGCCAGGACGGCGGCGCGGCCCGCCTCGTCGCCCACGTCGTCACCCCCGAGGGCCGGCCCCTGGACGCCGCCGCCCTGCGCGAACGGCTGCGGCTGACGCTGCCCGAGTACATGGTTCCCGCCCTGTTCGTGCGCCACGAACGACTGCCCCTGACGGCCAACGGCAAGGTGGACCGCGCCGCGCTGACCGCCGTGCGCCCCACCTCGGCGGGAGCCTTCGCCTACGCCGCCCCGCACGGAGCGACCGAGTGCGCCCTGGCGGAGGTGTTCAGCCAGGTCCTGAGCGTCGAGCGGGTCAGCCGTACCGACAACTTCTTCGACCTCGGCGGCGACTCCATCCTCGCCCTGCGCCTGGTCGGCGTCGGCCGGCTCGCCGGACTCGGCTTCAGCGTCGCCGACGTCTTCCGCGCCCGGACCCTGGCCGACCTCGCCGCACTGGTCACCGACGCCGCCGACGCCCCCGAGCCGGTCGCCCCCTTCTCCCTGGTCGACCCCGCGGACGCGGTCCGGCTGCCCGAGGGCCTCGCCGACGCCTACCCCCTCACCATGCTCCAGGCCGGCATGCTGCACGAGATGCTCGCCGACCACCGGCGCGGGGCCTACCACAACGTCACCGACCTGAAGATCACTGTCCCCGAGGGCTTCGACGCCGCCGCCTTCCAGGCCGCCGTCGACGCCGTCGTCGCCGCGCACCCGATCCTGCGCACCTCCGTCGACCTGGTCACCTATCGTGAACCCCTCCAACTCGTCCACCGGGCCTCCCGCCTGACCGTCGGCTACACCGATCTGCGCCACGTGCCCCGAGAGGAGCAGCGGGAGCGACTGCGCCGCTTCGTCGACGCCGAGTTCGACCGCCGCTTCGACCTCGCCACCGCCCCCCTCGTCCGCATCCACCTGCACCACATCACGGACCACGACCTGCGCCTGGTCCTCACCGACTGCCACGTCGTCCTCGACGGCTGGAGCCTGACCTCCCTCGTCGCCGACCTGCTGGCCCTGCACCGCGAAGCGGTCACCCAGCGCACCGCACCGCGCCCGCCGAGCGTCCCGGCCTTCGCCGAGTACGTCGCCCTGGAGCGGGCCGCGCTCGACAGCGAGGACTCCCTGGCCTACTGGCGCGACCGGCTCGCCGCACTGCGCCCGGTCACCCTGCGCCGCCGCACCGACGGCGCCGCCGCGGACGGGCCGCCCGTGCACGAGGTGCGGCGCTCCTACTCCCACCTCGCCGAACGCATCGGCCGCCTCGCCAAGGAGGCCGGCGTACCCCGCCGCACCGTGCTCCTGGCCGCCTTCCACCACACCATGAGCCTGTTCGCCGACCGCGACGACAGCGTCCAGGGACACAGCATCGGCCTGGTCACCAACGGCCGCCCCGAGGTGCCCGGCGCCGACCGGATGCGCGGACTGTTCCTCAACACCGTGCCGTTCGGCGTGGAGCGCCCGCGCGGCGACTGGCTGGCCTACCTGCGGGACGTGTTCGGTGCCGAGCAGGAGATGCTCCCGCACCGCCGGGTGCCCCTGGTCCGCATCGCCCAGCTGCGCCCGACCGAACCGAACCTGACCGACACCGTCTTCAACTACGTCAACTTCCACCGCCTGGCGCACGATTCCTGGGACGACTCCCTGGAGATCGCCCGCACCATGTTCCCGCTGCTGGTGAACGCGAGCGTCAACGCCTTCACCCTGGACGCCGACCCGGAGTACGTCGCCCCCGCCACCGCCGAACAGGTCGCCGACGTGTTCGTGGCCCAGCTGGAGGCGATGACGGCCGACCCCTTCGCCCGGGTGAGCCGGCCCGCGGCCGTCGGCGCCGCCCGCGCGACCGTTCTGGGCTGGGCCGCCGGCCCGGATCTGCCCTCCTCCCCGCTGCTGTTCCACGAGCACGTCGCCGAGCAGGCCGCCCGCACCCCGCACGCGGTCGCCGTCGAACACCGCGGGCAGCCGCTGACCTACGCCGAACTGCATGAGCAGGCCGAACAGGTGGCCCGTCGGCTGCGGCTGCTCGGCGTCGGCCCGGAGACCGTGGTCGGCATCTGCGTCGACCGGGGACCGGACTGGGTGCGCGCCGCCCTCGGCGTGCTGCGCTCCGGCGGCGCCTTCGTCCCGCTGGACCCCCAGCACCCCACCGAGCGGCTGGCGTTCATGGCCGAGGACAGCGGCATGCGGGTGCTGCTGACCCAGCGGGCCCTGGACGGCGCCGTACCCTTCGACGGCCCCACCCTCCACCTGGACGTGCCCGCCGAGCCGGTGGGACCGGTGCCCGGCCGCGAGCCCGACGCCGACACCTTCGCCTACCTGATCTACACCTCCGGCTCCACCGGCGTCCCCAAGGGGGTCGCCATCGCCCACCGCGGTCTGTCCAACATGCTCGAAGGGCAGCGCGACCTGGTGAACCCCACCCCCGAGGACCGGATCCTGCAGTTCGCGTCCTTCGGTTTCGACGCCTCCATCCTGGAGCTGACCTGGTCCCTCGCCAACGGCGGCTGCCTCGTCACCGCCCCCAAGGAGGACCTGCGTCCCGGGCCCGACCTGGCCCGCACCCTGAGCGAGGCGCGGATCACCGGCGGCATGCTGCCGCCCAGTGCCCTGGCCGTCCTCGGCGAGGACACCTTCCCCGACCTGCGCGTGCTCCAGGTGGCGGGAGAGGCCTGCCCCGCCGAACTCGCCGACCGCTGGTCGTCCGGCCGCCGCTTCCAGAACGTCTACGGCCTCACCGAGACCACCGTGTGGTCCGTCGCCGCCGACCTCGCCCCCGGCCAGGGCCGCCCGCCGATCGGCACCCCGATCCGCAACACCCGCATCCACGTCCTCGACGACGACCTCCAGCCCGTCCCGGTCGGCGTTCCCGGCGAGATCCACCTCGGCGGACAGGCCGTCGGCCGCGGCTACCTCGGCCGGCCCGCCCTGACCGCCGCCACCTACGTCCCCGACCCCTACGGCGAGCCCGGCGAACGGCTGTGCCGCACCGGCGACCTCGGCGCCTACCGGCCCGACGGCAGCGTGGAATGGCTCGGCCGCCGCGACGCCCAGGTGAAACTGCGCGGCTTCCGGATCGAACTCGGCGAGATCGAGCACGCGCTCCGGCAACTGCCCGGCATTCGCCAGGCCGTCGTCCTGCACCGCACCGACCTGCCCGGCGGCGAACCCGCCCTGGTCGCCTACCTCGTGACCACCGGGACCGACCGGTGCACCCCCGAGGACCTGCGAGGCGCACTGCGCACCAGCCTCCCCGCGTACATGCTGCCCGCACGGTTCGTCGTCCTGGACGAGATGCCCGTCAACCGCAGCGGAAAGATCGACAAGCGGGCGCTGCCCCTGCCGCCGGCCGAACTCGACCAGGACGACACCGAGTACGTCGCGCCCGCCACCCCGGCCGAGCGGATCCTCGCCGAGATCTGGCGCGAGGTGCTGGGCCTGTCCCGCATCGGCGTCCATGACGACTTCTTCCGCATCGGCGGCAGCTCTCTGTCCACCGTCCGGGTGTCGTTGATGGCCGCGGGACGCGGACTGCCGGTGACGGTGGGCGACTTGATCGAACATCCCACCCTCGCCCGCCTCGCCGCCCACGCGACGCGTGCGGTCGGCGCGGGCCTGCCCGCGACCGTCACCTCCGAGGTGCGGCTGCGCGAGGGTGAGGGCGAACCCCTGTGGTGCGTGCACCCCACCGGGGGCAGCGCCGCCTGGTTCGTGCCGCTGGCCCGCGCCCTGCCGCCCGGCCGGCCCGTCCACGCCTTCCAGGCCCGCGGCCTGCTCGGCGGCGTCGACCCCAGCACCGTGACCGGGATCGCCGCCAACTACGCCGCCGAGATCACCGACCGCGGCGTGCCGGGCCCACACACCCTGCTCGGCTGGTCCATGGGCGCCAACATCGCCCTGGAGATGGCCACCCAGCTCCACCAGGCCGGGCAGCCGGTCGCCCCGCTCGTCCTCATCGAGCCCTACCTGCCCAACCCCGCCGCCCGCACCCGCCTCGAAGGCGTCACCCGGGACCTGCGCGAAGCCCTGCGCCAGCGGGACCGGCTGCGCGAACTGCCCGCCTCCCCGCAGCGGGACCGGGCCACCGCCGAACTCACCGCGACCCTCCTGGGCGCCGGGATGAGCCCGGCCGAGGCGGCCCTCGTCGAGGGCGCCCCCATCGAGGTCTGGCACTCCCTGCTCGCCGCGCTGGCCGGCTACGAGGTCCGGCCCTATCCCGGCCACATCCACCTGGTGGTCGGCAGCGAGGCCGCAGGCCTGCCCCGCGGCGTCACGATGCCCGGCCTCGACGTCGACTACGACACCTACGTCGCCCGCTGGCGTGAGACCGCCCAGGGCGGCCTCACGCTGCACATCAGCGACGGCGACCACATGTCGATGATGGCCGAACCCCAGGTGACCGGCATCGCCCGCCTGCTCGCCGCCCTGGAGAGGGGAGAAACCCGATGA
- a CDS encoding MFS transporter — protein MATTLAADRPRLWAPARHRSFRLLWTGQALSLLGDGFSVVAFSWITLSLTGSTLTLGYVLAFQAVPRALLTLVGGTLGDTWSTRTLMVASSWTRAALMATVGAAGLTGHLTVWMLCAAAAAFGAVDAFFQPARVSILPSVVEEDLLAPANALLGAGARTAAVVGPAIGGVVIALTQAPVAFLVDAVCFALCGLCVARIRTRPRPGSPKTGSAAPGPSLGARIREGVTFTLRDPRLRTIVALDTAVNFCYAGPFTVGFAALADQVLRGGSATLGVLNGALAGGAVLGTLVGGAVGGRPRVGLLVAALAGWLGAGMAVLGLAQSTPVVVATVLAMGFAIGYQGVFGLSWIQRNIPQDVLTRVVSVDMVLGYAAAPLSLILCGFLAGTGHLALFAVVAVVLAGTGLAVLGSRAVREMR, from the coding sequence ATGGCCACCACCCTCGCCGCGGACCGCCCGCGGCTGTGGGCGCCCGCCCGGCACCGTTCCTTCCGCCTGCTGTGGACGGGGCAGGCGCTCTCCCTGCTCGGTGACGGGTTCAGCGTCGTCGCCTTCTCCTGGATCACGCTGAGCCTGACCGGCTCCACCCTCACCCTCGGCTACGTCCTGGCCTTTCAGGCGGTCCCCCGTGCCCTGCTCACCCTGGTGGGCGGCACCCTCGGCGACACCTGGTCCACCCGCACCCTGATGGTGGCGTCCAGCTGGACCCGCGCCGCGCTGATGGCCACGGTCGGCGCCGCCGGGCTGACCGGGCATCTGACGGTGTGGATGCTGTGCGCGGCGGCCGCCGCCTTCGGCGCCGTCGACGCCTTCTTCCAGCCCGCCCGGGTCTCCATCCTGCCGTCGGTGGTCGAGGAGGACCTGCTCGCCCCGGCCAACGCCCTGCTGGGGGCCGGCGCCCGCACGGCGGCCGTCGTGGGTCCCGCCATCGGTGGTGTCGTGATCGCCCTGACACAGGCGCCGGTCGCCTTCCTCGTCGACGCGGTCTGCTTCGCCCTGTGCGGCCTGTGCGTGGCCCGCATCCGCACCCGCCCGCGGCCCGGCTCCCCCAAGACCGGCTCCGCCGCGCCGGGTCCGTCCCTCGGCGCCCGCATCCGGGAGGGCGTCACCTTCACCCTGCGCGACCCGCGCCTGCGCACCATCGTCGCCCTCGACACGGCTGTGAACTTCTGTTACGCGGGCCCCTTCACGGTCGGATTCGCCGCTCTCGCCGACCAAGTACTGCGCGGAGGGTCGGCCACGCTCGGCGTCCTCAACGGCGCCCTGGCCGGGGGAGCGGTGCTCGGGACCCTCGTCGGCGGCGCCGTGGGGGGCCGGCCCCGCGTCGGCCTGCTGGTGGCCGCCCTCGCGGGGTGGCTGGGCGCCGGCATGGCCGTGCTCGGCCTGGCGCAGAGCACGCCGGTCGTGGTCGCGACCGTACTGGCGATGGGGTTCGCCATCGGTTACCAGGGCGTGTTCGGGCTGAGCTGGATCCAGCGCAACATCCCGCAGGACGTCCTGACCCGTGTGGTCTCCGTCGACATGGTCCTCGGCTACGCCGCCGCCCCCCTGTCGCTGATCCTGTGCGGTTTTCTGGCGGGGACGGGGCACCTCGCCCTGTTCGCTGTCGTGGCCGTGGTCCTGGCCGGCACGGGGCTGGCGGTGCTCGGGTCACGGGCGGTGCGGGAGATGCGCTGA